CGGATGGACCTCGACGCGCTCGAAGATGTGCTCCGAAGAGGGGACGTCGGCACGGTCGTGCTGACGGCGGCCACGACCGGCCTCGGCGCCGTCGACCCGATCGCGGAGGCCATCCCGTTGTGCCGGCGCTACGGCGCCCGCGTCCACGTCGACGCCGCGTACGGCGGGTTCTTTCGGCTGCTGGCAGACGCCGCCGACGCGCCCGTCGGCTTCCCGGCCGAGCACTTCCGCGCGATCGCCGAGGCGGACTCGGTCGTGGTCGACCCGCACAAGCACGGGCTCCAGCCGTACGGCTGCGGCGCCGTCCTCTTCGCCGACCCGGCCGTCGGGCGGCACTACCGCCACGACTCGCCTTACACCTACTTCACCTCGACCGACCTCCACCTCGGGGAGATCAGCCTGGAGTGCTCGCGCCCCGGGGCCGCCGCCGGCGCGCTCTGGCTCACGTTAAAGGCCCTTCCGCTGGCGTCGGACGACGGGCTCGGCCCGATCCTCGCCGCCGGCCTCCGCGCTGCCCGCGCCTTCTACGGAGAAGTCCGGGCCTCGGAGCACCTCGCGCCGATCCTCGCCCCGGAGACCGACATCGTCGTCTACGCACCCGAGGCGGACACCCTCGACCGGCTCGACGCCCGATCCGCCGCCGTCTTTCAGCAGGCGATGGACGATCCCGACGATCCCGTCTTCGTCGGCCTCTACCGCCTCGGCGCCGACCGTCTTCGCCGTCGGTTCCCGGCCCTCGGCGGCGACGCGCCGGCCGCGCGCGTGCTCCGGAGCGTCCTCATGAAGCCCGAGCACGAGGCCTGGGCGACGCGTCTCGTCGCCCGCCTCGACGGGCTCGCGGGCCCCCTCGGCGGCTGACGGCGGGCCGACAATTGCCCGGGAATGCGTCCGCGGCGGGTTGCGGGGAGGCCGCCCAGCCGGGACTTTGCGATCACCCGATCACCCGATCACCCGATCACCCGATCACCCGATCACCCGATGGCCCACTCCGACTCCCGCACCGACGTCCTCGCCGGCCGGCACCCCGTCCGCGACGCGCTCGACCTCGCCGACGGCCGGATCGAGAAGGTGTACCTCCAGAAGGGCGTCCACGGGAGCGCCATCGACGGGATCCGTCGCGCGGCGAAGGCGGCCGGCGTGCCGGTCCAGATGGTGCCCAAGCCGAAAGTCGACGGCCTCGCGCCCCAGGCCGAGCACCAGGGCGTCGTGGCCGTCGTCGCGCCCGTCGCCTACGCCGACCTCGACGACATGCTGGCCGGCATCGCGCCGACGCTCGACGTGGTCCGCGAGACCAAGCCCGTCCTGATCGCGCTCGATGAGGTCGAGGACCCTCGCAACTTCGGGGCGATCCTTCGGAGCGCCGTCGCCGCCGGCACCGCCGGCGCTGTGGTGCCCGAGCGGCGGATGGCCCCGCTTTCGGCCGTCGCCATCAAGGCGAGCGCCGGGACGGCCCTCCAGATCCCCGTCGCCCGCGTGGCGAACCTCGTCGACGCGATCCAGCAGCTCAAGGAGCGCGGCTACTGGGTCGTCGGTCTGGCCGACGACGCGGAGGGCGACAAGGCCACGACCGTCTGGACGTACGACTGGGACCGGCCCGTCGTGATCGTGGTGGGGAACGAGGGGAGCGGGCTCCGTCCCGGCGTCCGTGCGGCGTGCGACGCCCTCGCGTCGATCCCGATGCGCGGGCCGGTCGAGTCGCTCAACGCGAGCGTCGCCGCCGGGATCGCCCTGTTCGCGGCCGTCAAGGACCGGGACTGACCTCCTCCGCCTCGGCGTCGAGGCGGGCGGAGTCAAAAAAACGGCGGGGTGACCCGAGGCCACCCCGCCGATCCCTCTGTGGGCTGCGGTCCGGAGACCGGGCCCGGTTCTCACCCAACCCTGGGGAGATTCGTCGGACGCGCGGTGGAGGAGGCCGCGTGCCCGGGCGCGCTAGGAGCGGCGCCGGAGGCCGTAGACGATCTTGCGGATCGTGTCGAACTGGAGGTACGGGTGCTGCTCACGGAGCTCCTCGATCGCCTCGTAGGCGGGGACATCCTTGTTCCGCATGGTCTTGAACTGCCTGCGGATCTTATAGTCGCGGACGCCCTTCTCGTTGAGCAACTTGTGCTCTTCGAGCACCTGATAGATCTCGTCGGGGACGAGGTCGCCGAGGGGGTTAAAGTCGGACGTGATCTCCATGGAGACGCGGGGGGCTGTCGGTGTGTCTGCAACGACGGTAGCCACGGGCTCCGGGTCAAACCGAGTGCACTGCCCGAACGGTCGGAAGGCGGGACTGAATGGTTAGAGCCCAGGCTCCGACGGGGGCCGCACGCCCGTCTCGACCCGGGCCCATGACTCGACGTCCACCCATCGGCGCCCCCCTCGTGACCGGAGCCGCCCGACCGCCAACAGCCGGTCCTCGACCTCGAGGTCGCCCGCCTCGGGGAAGACGAGGGCGACCGCGTCGCCCCCCGTTTCGAGCCAGACGTCGTCACCGGGGCCGATCTGCGTCACGGTCCCCTCGAGCGACACCTCGACGCGGCGGCCTCGCACCGAGACCGTGTCGAGCGTCGTCGCCGTGACGTCGGGGAGCGCCACGCGCTCCCGAAACGGGCCCGACTCGCGGATCAGGAGGGCGGCCCCGAGCGCGAGGCCGCCGAGGCCGAGGACGCTGGCCAGGACCGCCTTGCCGCTCACGCCTCGACGGCCTCCGCCTTGTCGATGTCAGCCTCGGTGTGGGTGAGCGCGCTCAGCGACGTGCCCTGGACGGCGACCGCCAGCACGCCGAGGACGCAGTAGAACACGACGCCGGCCGCGTGCACGAGGAGCGCGTAGGTCGCGGCCGGCGTCACGGCCACGCCGAACAGGAGCGTCAGCGCCTGGACCGTCGCGTAGTGGAACGAGCCCGTCCCGCCCGGCGCCGGCAGCGCCATCCCGATCCCGCCGACGGCCATCACGGCCCACGCCTCGACCGGCCCGAGCCCGTACGCGGCGTCCATCCCGAGGAGCCGGAAGGGGAGGTCCGACATCAGCCCGTAGCTGAGCCAGAGGAGGACGGTCGAGAGGATGATCAGGCCGGGGCGGCCCGTCCGCGTGACCGACGCGAGCCCGTCGCGGAACTGCGCGAGGAGCGCCCCGATCCGTCCGCTCCGCCGGAGCAGGAGCCCGACGGCGAGGGCGCCGAGGCCCGCCACCAGCACGACCCCGAGGCCGATCGCCCAGAGCGGGACGGCGAGCGCGCCCACGAGCGTCTCGCGGGCCTGCCCGAGGATGCCGCCCACGCGGTCGCCGTAGAGCAGGAGCACGGACAACAGCGCGATCGCCAGCATGATCACGTCGAGGATCCGCTCGGCGACGACGGTCCCGAGCACGGACGTGAACGGGACGTCCGCCTGGCGCGACACGTTCGCCGTCCGCGCGACCTCGCCGAGGCGGGGCGCCGCGTAGTTGACGAGGTACCCGATGGCCACCGACGCCGACGTGAGCGTGAGCGGCACGCGCTCCGTGCGCCCGGGCAGGGCGTCGATCAGCATCCCCCAGCGCCACGCACGGAGGGCGACCGACGCGAGCCCGACGCCGACGAATGGCACCATCCAGCCCCACTCGCCGTCGGCGAGGGCGTCGGCGACGGCGCCGAGGTCGGCGTTGCGGAGGGCCAGCCACAGGAGGAGGGCGCCCAGGCCGAGGCTCAGGAGGAGCGAGAGGAGGCGTTTGGTCTGGTCCTTCATTCAAGCACGTGGGCGCGGGGCCGCGCACCGGCGGCCCCGCGCCCAACGTCGCTGTGGCGGGAGGGTTCGTCCGTGAGGATCAGCGGAGGTCGACGACCTCGGTGCCCGACGGCGCGTCGAACCGGAACGTCGAGGCGGGCAGCGACACGTTCCGCTGGACGTCGCGGAGGTCGAAGGCGAGCGTCCCGCCGTTCGTGTCGTGGACGCGCACGCGGGTCGGGACGGCGTCGGAGGAGCGGACGTAGAGCGTCGCGTCGCGGACCGACATGCCCGACTGACGGGGCCGGAGCGTCAGCACGTCGTGCTGGACGCCGCCGATCGTGGCCTTCGTGGCGCCGGTCACTCGGAATACCTCGAGGTAGTCCGTGAACAGCTGGCCGACCGAGAAGCCGACGCGCGTGAGCTCGTAGTCCTGGACCACGACCTGCTCGTCGTCGCGGGAGTACGACCACAGCGTGCCGCCGTCGGTGACGAGGACCTGATGTCCGAGGTCGAGCCGGAACGCGTCGCGGCGGACGGAGAGGGTGCCGCGGAGCTGCTGCCCGCCGGCGGTCTGGACGAACGAGGCGCGGAGGGAGGAGAGCGCGCCGTAGCGCTCCTGGAGCCGCTGGGCCACCGCCTCGGGCGTCTGGGCCTGGACCTGTCCAGCGAGGAGGACGGCCGCGAGCAGGGTCAGCAGGCCGAGGGGGCGGAAGGGTACCGAGTGGGTCATGGTGGTGGGGGGAGTGTCCGATAAACGGGGGACTGACGTGGATCGTTCAAGGGGCGTGCCGCGTCCCGGGCTGTGACGGCAACGCCACACATTCGCGACATCCATGGCCCTCACGATCGTCTCCGGTGGACAGAGCGGGGTCGATCGCGCCGCGCTCGACGCGGCGATGGCGCTCGGACTGGACGTCGTCGGCTGGTGCCCCGCACACCGCTGGGCCGAAGACGGGCCGATCCCGGGCCGCTACCCGCTCCGCGAGACGCCCTCCGCCGATCCCGCCGAGCGGACGCGTTGGAACGTCCGCGACAGCGACGCGACGCTCGTGGTCGCCCCGGCCGCGCCGTCGGGCGGCACGGCGCTCACCCTCGAGGTCGCCCATGACCTCGGCCGGCCGCGTCTTGTGGTCCCGCCCGACCCCGACCGCCTCGGTGAGGCCGCGGACTGGGCCGCCCACGTGGTGCCCGAGGCGGGCCGGCTCAACGTAGCGGGGCCGCGCGAGAGCGAGGCGCCGGGCGTGTACGTTGCCGCCCGCGCGTGGCTGACCGACCTCTTCACGCGGCTCCGTCAGCGCTGACGAGGCGCCCGGATGGTCAACGACCGCGAGTCGCGGTCGAACCGGAATTCGACGTCGGCCTCTCCCAATCGACCCGTCGACCGGACCTGGTCCGCCGTGTAGAACCCGTCCGCGCCTGGAGGTCCGAGCTCGGCCCGCATGCCGTCGGCCATGCGGTCGAAGTCGTCGTACGCCATCGGGGCGGCGACGGCGTCGAGCGCTGCGAGCACGCCGCCCCGCACGTGGACGTAGATCGCCGACACGTCGCGGTCGCCCCCTCGCCAGAGCAGCGTGCCGGCCTTGCCGACGACGTGCCCCGAGTCCGGCGCCGCGAGCCCGACCTTCGCCTCGCTCCACGGACGCCCGAGGAGCGGGAGTACCGTGTCGGGGTCGAACTCGGACGCCTGAGCGAGCGCCGGGGTCGTAAGGACAGCGAAGAGGAGGAGCCAGCGCATCGATTCCGGGGGCGAGGCTCCGAAGCTACTCGCCGTCGACGAACCGCTCACCGCGGCGACGGAGGCCCCGGCCGAGGCGCTCTTCGTAGAGGTCCTCGCCATTGCGGAGGCGCCGGTACGCCGTCCACAGCACGAGCCCGACGAGCAGGGCGCCGCCCAGCGTCACGGCGAGCACCGGGAGCCAGTACGAGTGGTCGAACGCGCCCTGCACCCAGTCCGGCTGCTTCAGGCGGACGTCGGGGTTCGCCCAGGCAGCCCACCCGAGGTAGGCGCCCGCAGCGACGAGGAAGCCGACGACCGCACCGATGGCGAGTCGTAGGAGCCGGACGCCGAGGCTCGTCTCGTTCATGACGCGGCGGGGCGGACGGGGACGCCGGCCTCGGCGAGGTGCGCCTTGGCCTCGGCGACCGTGACCTCGCGGAAGTGGAACATCGAGGCGGCGAGGACGGCGTCGGCGCGGCCCTCCGTGAGCCCCTCGGCGAGGTGGTCGAGCGTGCCGGCCCCACCCGACGCGATGACCGGCACGTCCACGACGGCGTCGAGCGCGCGGAGGAGGTCGAGGTCGTAGCCGATCTTCGTCCCGTCGCGGTCCATGCTCGTCACCAGCAGCTCGCCGGCGCCGAGGCGGGCGCCCTCGGCGGCCCACGCCACGGCGTCCCGGCCCGTTGGCTTCCGGCCGCCGTGCGTAAACACCTCCCAGCCGCTCGCCGTCGTGCCGGTCCGCTTCGCGTCGATGGCGAGCACGACGCACTGGGCGCCGAACGCGTCGGCCGCGCGCGTCAGGAGGTCGGGGTCGGCGAGCGCGGCCGAGTTGATGGCCACCTTGTCCGCCCCCGCCTCGAGCAGGTTGCGGACGTCCTCGACGGTGCGGACCCCGCCGCCGACCGTCAGCGGGATGAACACCTCGTCGGCCGCACGGCGGATCGTGTCGTAGAGCGTCGCCCGCCCCTCGTGCGTTGCCGTGATGTCGAGGAACACGACCTCGTCGGCGCCAGAGGCGTCGTAGAACCGGGCCTGCTCGACCGGGTCGCCGGCGTCGACGAGGTCGACGAACTGGACGCCCTTCACGACGCGCCCGTCGTGGATGTCGAGGCAGGGGACGATGCGCTTGGCAAGCATGGGAATGGGAACTGGAGAGGCGGGGACGGGCAGAACGCGGGGCAATGGATCTGCCATGCCCCGGTGCCCGTCTCCCTATTTGCCCTTCAACGCCAGCCGGGCCGTGGAGAAGCGCTCGAGGTCGACCTCGTTCTTGCGGTGCCAGCACCAGAACTGCTGGCAGGGGAATCGATTCTCGTAGAGCGCGCGCCCCACGATGACGGAATCGACGCCCGAGGCCTCGACGGCTTGGAGCGCCAGGAGGTCCTTGTAGTCGCCGACGCCGCCGGAGGCCGTGAGGTGGGCCTTGTCGAGCTGCTCCGCGAGCTCCCGGTACGCCTCAATGTTGGGGCCTTCGAGCGTCCCGTCGCGGCTGATGTCGGTGTAGACGAACCGGCGGACGCCGCGGCGCTCCATGTCGAGCGCGAGGTCGACGGCGTCGACGCCGGACCCGGCCTCCCAGCCCTCCGTCATCACCTCGCCGTCGTGCGCGTCGATCCCGACGACCACGCGGCTAGCGCCGAACCGCTCGATCACCTCGCTCACGAGGTCTGGATCGCGGACGGCCGCCGTGCCCATCACGACGCGGTAGACGCCGAGGTCAAGCATCGCCTGGACATCGTCGAGGGTCCGGATGCCACCGCCGACCTGGACCGGGACGTCGAGCGTCTCGGCGATCTGGGCGATGACGGCTCGGTTGTCGCTGACTTCGTCCGCCGTGGTCCGCGCCGCGTCGAGGTCGACGAGGTGGAGGACCTTCGCGTTCATCACCCGCCACAGCTTGGCCATCCGGACGGGGTCGTCGAAGTAGACGGTCTCGTCCTCGTAGCGCCCCTGGCGGAGCCGGACGCACCGGCCGTCGCGGAGGTCGATGGCGGGGATGACGAGCATCAGACGGGGGCCGTGGTGGGGGAGGGCGTCCAGGACGCGAACCTACGCAGCATCGCGAGCCCCGCGCGGGCGCTCTTCTCCGGGTGGAACTGGACGCCGACCACGTTCGCCCGCCCGACGACCGCGGGCACCTCGGCGCCGTAGTCGACGGTCGCGACGACGTCCGTCGGGTCGGCGGGCGCGGCGTGGTACGAGTGGACGAAGTAGACCCAGTCGTCTCCCTCGACGATCGGGTGCGGGCGCTGCGGTCGGAGCCGGTTCCAGCCCATGTGCGGCACCTTCAGGCGGCGCCCATCGGCCTCGGCGTCCCGGGCGAAGCGGACGACCCGGCCCGGGAGAAGCCCGAGGCCGGCGTGCTCGCCGCGCTCTTCGGAGGCGTCGAATAGGAGCTGCATCCCGACGCACACGCCGAGGAGCGGGACGCCGGCCTCGGCGCGCTGGCGGACGAGGTCGAACAGCCCGCGTGCGCGGAGCTCGGCCGCGCAGGCCCCGAACGCGCCGACGCCCGGCAGCACGAGGCGCTCGGCCTCGGCAATCCGGTCGGCGTCGTCGGTGCGGACGGCCTCGACGCCGGCCGCGGCGAACGCTTTGGCCAGCGACCGGAGGTTGCCGATGCCGTAGTCGATGAGGGTGGTCATGGACCTATGGAACGGCACGGACGGGGCGGGGTGCGCGGTCGCGAGGCGCTTCCCCCATTCTTCGCCCGGGCGGTTCGACGTGCCAATGAGCACGAGGGGTCGGCCGCAACGCTAGATTTCCCAACGGTCTTGACGGCCCATGCCCATCCTCCGACGCGCCCTTCTCGCCGCCTGCCTCGCGGTCGCGCTCGCCGACGCGCAGCCGGCTTTCGACACGCTCACGCGCGTCGACGGGTTGCCGTCGGACTTCGTTCAGGCGGTCTATCAGGACCGGTTCGGCTTCCTCTGGTTCGGGACCGACGCCGGGCTCGCCCGCTACGACGGCCGTCGCGTCGTCCCGTTCACGGCCGACGACGGGCTGCCCGACCCGTTCGTCTACGCCATTGGGGAGGACGGCGACGGGACGCTCTGGGTCGGGACGTTCCGGGGACTCGCCCGGCGCGAGGGCGGCGGCTTCGCGGAGGTCGAGACGCCGTTCGGGGACGATCCGGTCCTGAGTGTGTCGCAGGGGCCGGCTGGCGAACTCCTGATCCGGACGGGGACGCACGCCGCGCTCCGCCGCGGCGGTGGATGGCGCGTCCTCCCCGTGGGCGAGGGGAGTGGGTGGGCCGGCGCGATCCCCCTCCCCGACGGCTCCATCGCCACCTCCCACCGGGTCGGTCCCACCGACGACGACGCGTGGGAGCTCCGCGCCTTCCCCGCCGGTGGCGGCCCGCCGACGCCGGTCGCGTCGCCCGAGGGCGTCGTCGGGCCCCGCTGGCTGTCCGAGGCCGGCGACGGGCTGACGTTCTGCGCCGGGCTCGAGGGCGTGGCGCTGGGGCGGATCAAGCTGGACCGGTTCGTGGCCGAGGCCGTCTACCCGCTCACGCGCGCCCGTCGTGTCGTGCTCGGCTCTCAGGGCGAGGTGTACGCCGTCGGCGACAACGGCGGCGTGTGGGTCGCCGACGCGCCCGATACGGAGCCAGTCCTCCTGAGCCCCCTCCGCGGCCAGGACCTCATCGTCGACCGCGAGGGCGGCGTGTGGGTCGGGACGTTCGGGCAGGGCGTGCTCCGGCTCGCGGGCCGCCACGTCGAGCGGCTGACCGAGGACCCCACGCTCCGACTGACTGCGGCCGACGGGGTGGTGTGGGCGACCGGCCGCGACGGCCTCGTCCGCGTGGACGCACGGACGAGGGTGGTCCAGAGAAACGCGTTTCGGGAGGGCCTCCGTGAGGTCGCGCCCGCGCGGAGGGGGGTCATCGTCACGAGAGGCGCGAGCGCCTACGCGCTCTCCGACCCGATGGCCCCTCTCGGAGTCCTGGTGGCAGAAGATCCCGGCTGGATCTCGGGCATCGACGCGCGGACCGATACGCTTTGGGTGTCCGGCTACGGTTCGGGCGTCGTCCGCCAGTGGAGCACGACGCGGGACACGATCCGCGCGGACGACGGCCTCGGCACCGACATGGTCGAAGGCCTCGTTCGCACGCGTCGCGGCGTCTGGGCGCTGACGCGCTCGAACGGTGCGGCGCTCCTCCGGGGCCGTCGCGTGACGACCGTGGACCGGGTCGCTGGCCTGCCCTCGTCGGCGGTCTACGCGGTCGCCGAGGCTCGAGACGGAACCGTTTGGTTCGGCACCGATCGTGGCCTCGGGCAGTGGGACGGGGCGCGCGCTCGCGCCGTCGGCGAGGAAGCGTTGGGACGGCAGAGGATCCTGGCCGTGTTCGAGCGCCCGGCCGACCGCGGGGCCGTCTACGCCATCGGCGACCGCGGGCTCTATCGCGCCGAGGCGGAGCATGTCCGGCCGCTCGGCGCTGTGCTCTATGGGGCCGCATCGCGCGCCTCGATCAACGACGCGGCGTACTCGGCGGCGAGCGATCGGCTGTTCCTCGCCACGTCCGCGGGCCTCGTGTCCGTCGACCTCGCGCGGATCCCGAACGCGACGACGCCGCCGCAGGTGGCCCTCCTCAGCGTCCGCGTGGACGACGCGGTCCGGGCGCTCGGCGGGGCGCCGCTCGGCGGCGACCGCGTCTCGATGCCGGCCGGACGGCACCGGGTCGAGGTCCAATTCGCGGCGCTCCTCTACAGCGGCGCGGCCGTCGTCGAGTACCGCGTCGGGCGGGGGCCGTGGGAGCGGACCGGCCCCGAGCACCGCGTCGTGTTCTCCGACCTCGGGGCGGGCGACCACGTCGTCGAGGCGCGCGCGGTGGGGCCGGACGGGGCGCGCTCGGCCGAGGTGGCCCGGCTCACGCTCGCCGTCGCGCCGCGGTGGTGGGAGCGCCCGCCGGTCGTGCTCGGGCTCGTCGCTCTCGCGCTCCTCGCGTTCGGGGCGGCCGTCCGGAGTCTGTCGCAGCGGCGGCTCCGGCGCGAGGTCGAGCGGCTCGAGGTGGAGCGGCGTGTCCAGGACGAGCGCGAGCGGATCAGTCGCGACCTCCACGACCACGTCGGGGCGCAACTGTCGTCGCTGCTCGCCGGCGTCGAACTGGCGAAGCTGGCGCGGCGCGCGCGCGGCGGCGGCGCCTCGGCCGACCCGCTGGAGGCCGTCGAGTCCGACGCCCGCGAGACGATCCGGCAGCTCCGCGAGACGATCTGGGCGCTCCACGACGAGACCCTCACGGCTGGCGCGTTCTGCCACCGGCTCGACGCCTACGCCAAGAGCCGGGTGAAGGGCCGCATCGGGACCGTGTCCGTGGTTTGCGAGGGGAGCGCAGAGCGCGAACTGCCTCCCGTGTTGGCGCTGTCCCTGTACCGCGTGGCGCAGGAGGCGATTACGAACGCGCTGAAGCACTCGGGCGCTCAGACTCTGACCGTCCGGCTTCGCCCCGAGGACGCCTCCGTCGTGCTCGTGATCGAAGACGACGGGACGTTCGTGGAGCCGGCGGGCGGTGACGGGCTCTCCGGCTTCGGCCTGGGCTCGATGCGCACGCGCGCCGAACGGCTCGGGGGGACGTTCGACCTCGCCACCGAGGCGGGCACGCGCGTTCGGGTTCGCGTGCCACTGGACGCCCGGCCCTCCCCGGCGTAGGGGAGAGCGAGAACCGGCGCTAGCGGCGACCTTGTCACACGTTCCCGCACCCGCCCCATGTCCAGTCCCATCCGCGTCGCCGTCGTCGAGGACCACGCCGGCCTTCGCGAGCGGCTCGTCCAGCAGCTCGCGTTCTTCGACGAGGTCGAGCTCGTCCTCGTGTCGGAGAGCGGCGACGCGTTCCTCGCTGACCTCGCCGTCCGCGAGCGGAGTGGCGCCCCGACGCCCGACGTCGTGCTCATGGACATCGAGATGCCGGGCCGCGACGGGATCGCGACGACGGCCGAGCTCAAGAAGACGTGGCCGTCGATGGAAGTCCTCATCCTCACGGTCTACGAGGACGAGGACCGGATCTTCGCGGCCGTCCAGGCCGGCGCGAGCGGGTACCTCCTCAAGGACGCCGGGCCCGACGCCGTCGTCCGGGCCGTCGGCGAGATCGCGCAGGGCGGGGCGCCGACGTCGCCGCTCGTGGCGCGGAAGCTGCTCGGGTACGTCCGCCAGCAGCAGGACGACGCCCGGCGCTCGGCCGAGACCGCCGAGGCCCTCCGCCTCACGCCCCGCGAGACCGACGTGCTGACCCGCCTCGTAGAGGACGACACCGAGGCCGGCATCGCCGATTCGCTCGGTGTGAGTCCTCACACCATCAGGACCCACGTCAAGAACCTCTACGCCAAGCTCCAGGTCCACAGCCGCGCGCAGGCCGTCCGGGCCGCCTTCGAGCGCGGACTTGTCTAGTTCTTCGCGGGATAGGGCGCCTGAGTGCGCGGCGGTTTTGTCCTGAGCCGTACCATACTCCAACCGCTCCACGCCCCAGGCGTGAGCGATGCGGGGCCGGGTGCCTGTGGTGGGACGCCCGGCCCCGCCCCTGTGTCCGGCTGGTTCGCCGGCGTGGCGGCACCAAGGCGACGGGGGGCGACGGCCGGCAGGCGCGGTCGGTGAGTCCTCGGACGACCGTCGCCCGCGGAGCGAGGTCGGGGGCTCTCGCCTCGGCGCCGAGGCGGAAGGGGCTACGCCTCCACGTCGGCCCCCTCGGCCTCGGCGCCGTGGAGGTGGGCGTCGAGCGCGAACTCGTCCGGGATCAGGACCTCGCGCGCCTTCGACCCCTCGAACGGCCCGACGATGCCGGCGTCCTCGAGCTGGTCGACGAGCCGGGCCGCGCGCGTGTAGCCGACCGACAGCTTCCGCTGGAGGAGCGAGACCGAGCCCTGCTGGCTCCGCACGATGACCTTCGCCGCGTCCTCGAACAGGTCGTCGCGGTCCTCCGACGAGTCGCCGGCCGAGCCCGCGGGCGTGTCGCTGCCGGCCTCCATCGGCGGGAGGAGGTACGGGCCGGCGCCCTCCTGGCCCGCGATGAAGCCGGCCACGGCGTCGACCTCGTCGGTCGAGACGAACGGGCCCTGGAGGCGCGTCAGGCGGCTGCCGTTCATGTAGAGGAGGTCGCCGTTGCCGACGAGCTGCTGCGCGCCGCCGCCGTCGATGATCGTCCGCGAGTCGATCTTCGACGACGTCTGGTAGGCCATCCGGGAGGGGAAGTTGGCCTTGATGAGGCCCGTGATGACGTCGACCGAGGGTCGCTGCGTGGCGAGGACGAGGTGGATCCCGACGGCGCGGGCCATCTGCGCGAGCCGAGCGATCGGTGCCTCGACCTCCTTCGCCGACGTCATCATGAGGTCGGCCAGCTCGTCGACGATGACGACGATGTAGGGGAGGTGGCGGTGGTCCTCGCCGAGCTCCTCGAGCTTGCCGGTGGCGAACTTCTTGTTGTAGTCGTCGATGCCGCGGACGCCGGCCTCGGCGAGGAGGTCGTAGCGGAGCTCCATCTCGCGCTCGCAGCTCCGGAGCACGGCCGCGGCCTCGTTGAAGTCCGTGATGATCGGGTCGTCGGCGTCCTCGGGCATCGCCGTGAAGTGGTTCAGGAGCTCGGCGTAGCCGTTGAGCTCGATCTTCTTCGGGTCGACCATCACGAACTTGAGGTCGGCCGGGTGCTTGGCGTAGAGGAGCCCGACGACGAGGGCGTTGACGCCGACCGACTTGCCCGAGCCGGTCGCGCCGGCGACGAGGAGGTGGGGCATCTTGGCGAGGTCCTCCATGAACACCTCGCCCTCGATCGTCTTCCCGATGGGCGCCGGGAGGGCCATCTTCCCGCTCCGGGCCGCGTCGCGGAACTTGGCCGTGGCCAACAACTGCCGGAGGCGGACCATCTCGCGCGTCCGGTTCGGGATCTCGACGCCGATCGAGCTCTTCCCCGGGATCGGCGCGATGATGCGGATGCCGGGCGCGGCGAGCGCCATCGCGAGGTCGTCCTCCAGCGACGTGATCCGGCTGATCTTGACGCCGGCGGCCGGCGTGAGCTCGTAGCGCGTGACCGTCGGCCCGACGACGGCCTCGATGGCGTCGATCTCAATGTTGTAGGTCTCGAGCTTGTCGAGGAGGATCTGCTTGTTGTCCTCAATCTCCTCGAAGTCGACCTCCTGGTCCGAGTCGGACTCTTCGAGGAGCTCGATGGATGGAAACTGGTAGGGGAGGGAGGCCGCGTCGGGGGTGGCGGCGCGGGCGGCGTCGAGGTCGGCCGGCGCCTCTTCCTTGGGGCCGGTGACGTGGAACGCCGGGCCGTCGCCGCGCTCGCTGCTCACGAGCTCGTCGAGGAGCGGGTCGTCGGCGTCGACCGGCGTGAGCTCGGGCGCGGCCTTGGGCCTGACGTTCGAGAACGGCGCCTCCGGTTCCTTCGGCGCGGGTGCCGAGGCGGCCGGGGCCGGAGTGGGCGTGCGGGTCGGCGCGGGTGGGAGCGGCGGGGCAGAGGGCTTCGCG
This sequence is a window from Rubrivirga marina. Protein-coding genes within it:
- a CDS encoding FtsK/SpoIIIE family DNA translocase, producing the protein MSTTRSRSKKRTSSKTKAAAGFSRQRKQEILGILLLALAVLAGLAVVTFSAADDVRLADENWENLVDPGDNRFDNLLGFVGATLARALVSGLVGYPVLLPIVALLAWGWVLLRQKTPVFLPTLTGLSLAGALFLACFFGWFDAQLDTDLAAFSGDLGIGIAGWLTSVLKPVGSFIVLLVAVLVTLLLVWDRDIQTSLDRAEGAVTSLKSGLTESWASYRVGAAERKQLRAQARAEAIAARAEQREAAQKEREAKKAAKPSAPPLPPAPTRTPTPAPAASAPAPKEPEAPFSNVRPKAAPELTPVDADDPLLDELVSSERGDGPAFHVTGPKEEAPADLDAARAATPDAASLPYQFPSIELLEESDSDQEVDFEEIEDNKQILLDKLETYNIEIDAIEAVVGPTVTRYELTPAAGVKISRITSLEDDLAMALAAPGIRIIAPIPGKSSIGVEIPNRTREMVRLRQLLATAKFRDAARSGKMALPAPIGKTIEGEVFMEDLAKMPHLLVAGATGSGKSVGVNALVVGLLYAKHPADLKFVMVDPKKIELNGYAELLNHFTAMPEDADDPIITDFNEAAAVLRSCEREMELRYDLLAEAGVRGIDDYNKKFATGKLEELGEDHRHLPYIVVIVDELADLMMTSAKEVEAPIARLAQMARAVGIHLVLATQRPSVDVITGLIKANFPSRMAYQTSSKIDSRTIIDGGGAQQLVGNGDLLYMNGSRLTRLQGPFVSTDEVDAVAGFIAGQEGAGPYLLPPMEAGSDTPAGSAGDSSEDRDDLFEDAAKVIVRSQQGSVSLLQRKLSVGYTRAARLVDQLEDAGIVGPFEGSKAREVLIPDEFALDAHLHGAEAEGADVEA